The Halobacillus ihumii genomic sequence ATCATAAGAAAGAGCTGCCGGAGAGTACAGTTAAAGCAGTAAAGGATTTACAAAAACAAGGAGTGTACTGTGCGATTGCGACGGGGCGGGCCCCGTTCATGTATAAAGAATTGAGGGAAACCCTCGGCATAAATTCTTATGTTAGCTTTAATGGACAGTATGTGGTATTTGAAGGTAAACCAGTTTATAAAAATCCATTGTCGAAAGACCACTTAGAAAAACTCTACATGGATGCGGAAGAAAATAACCATCCGATGGTGTTTATGAATCAGGATGAAATGAAAGCATCTGATCGTGAACAAATGTACATTAAAGAAAGTCTTGCCACGTTACACTTTGACTATCCAGCAATTGATGCGACCTTTTACAATAATTCAGAGATTTATCAGTCGCTGTTGTTCTGTGAAGGGGACGAGTTAAATTACTATGAATCAAAATATGATGCTTTTGACTTTATACGCTGGCATCCTTATTCTTGTGATGTTCTGCCTAAAGGTGGCTCAAAAGCAGAAGGGATTAAGCAGTTAATTGACGCTGCCGGTCTTAAGATTGAGGATACGTATGCCTTTGGTGATGGATTAAATGATATTGAAATGATTCGTGAGGTGGGAACTGGCGTGGCGATGGGCAATGCCGTGGATGAAACAAAAGCTGTTAGTGATCATATCACTGCAGATGTTGACGATGATGGACTTGTAAAAGCGATCTATGATATCAACTTGTTATCTAAATAAAAGAAGGGCCGGGACATAAGTAAAGCAATGATTCCAAAAAACGAACATTAAAAAATAAATCGTATAAACGCAGACAATGAGCACAGTCAAAATGTGTAGACTCCTGCGGGAACAGCGCGAGTCGAAGATCCCACAGGAAAGCGCTTTTTGCTTTCCGAGGAAGCTCGACTTTTTAGAGGATGTTCGGTTAAGTTCGGCACGTCGTGTGCCAACACCGAACGACCCCACGTCCTGTGGGGCCGCGGAAAGCGAAACATTTTGACGGAGCGACGGTAGAAGCCTTTCTTGGTATGAAAATCCGGACAAATTCAAATGAAATTGTCCGGATTATTTTATGCATAATTCAGTTTTGTCCCGGGCGTTTCTTCTTTTACCTTAATATACCCTTATGCATCAGCCGGTTTGGCATTTTCAGGTTCTTTAAACGGTTGATCCTGATCAATGTGATCGTAAAACATGATGCCATGAAGGTGATCAATTTCATGCTGAAAAACAATTGCAGCATAATCTTTCAGGCGCAGCTTGACTTCATTACCTTCCAAATCAACGGCTTTTACCGTAATTCTTCGATATCTTGGAACATAGCCGGGAACTTCTCGGTCCACAGATAAACAGCCTTCTCCAGAAGAAAGGTAGGTGCGCTCCACAGAGTGACTGATAATGCGCGGATTAAATAAACCGTAACTGAAAAACTTATCATTTAAATCTGTGAAATGAACCGCAAGCATCCGTTTATTCACATTAATTTGCGGGGCGGCCAGCCCGACGCCCGGACGCAGACCGTAGCGTTCACAAACCTGTTCATCCTGACTATTTTTTAAGTACTCCAGCATATCTCCAAGAATTCGCTTGTCTTCTTCATTTGGCGGAATTTCTACTTCTTCGGTTTCTTTTCTAAGAGCGGGGTGCCCCTCGCGTATAATATCGTCCATTGTAATCATCCAATTCATCCTTTCTGAACACCAACATCTAATTCGTATTTTATTTTAACATAGAAAGATCAATGATTATGGGTATGACAAAACTGGAAAGAAAAAGAAGTCTTTCAATTTAATTTTATTTATTATACTATTGTACATATGATAAAAAAGTCAGCAAGACACCAGTAAGAGGGGGAGAAGTTGTGCGTTTCACTAAGGTTGTCTCGTTGCTAGCGGCAACGATTTTTATTTTGTCTGCGTGTTCTGGCCAATCGGCTCAGGAAAAAATATACGAGCATTTAGAAAAAGCAGTATCGCTAGAGGATGAGTTTCGGAAACAGCAAGAACCGCTAAAGAAATTAGAGGAACAAGAACAGGAATTATACAATCAAATCATTGACTTAAGCATGGACGAGTTCGATCAAATAAAAAAATTGTCTAAGGAAGCGGCAGCACTGGTTGAAGAGCGAGAAGAAAAACTGAAGCTTGAGAAAGAAAGCATTGACGCTGCCAAAGAGGAATTTGATAAGATTAAACCTTTGATTGAGGATCTGGACGAAGAGCAAGCTGAAGCTAAAAAAATAGCAGACCAGCTTGTAGATACGATGAATAAACGATATAACGCTTATCAGAATTTGTACGAGGCCTATCAGAAGGCGCTCGATTTAGATAAGAAATTGTATGAAATGCTTCAGCAGAAGGATTTAACGCAGGAAGAACTGCAGCAGCAAGTTAAAAGTATTAATGAAAGTTACAGCGCTGTAATCGAAGCCAACGAACAGTTCAATACCTATACAAAAGAGTATAATGAACTTAAGAAACAATTTTATGAAGCGGTTGGACTTGATGTCACTTATGAGGATTCCGCTGAAAGTGAATCAAAAGATAATAAAAATAAGTCAGAAGAAGCAGAATAGAAATAGCGGCCCTAACAAAGGGTCGTTTTTTTTGAGTAAAATAATTTGCATCCTCCATCTAAAAAAAGTAAAATTAATACAGCCTTAAAAAAATAATGGTACAGAATACATCATTCTTTTTTAAGGAACTTCAAGAATTAGGTAGTGAATGCTCAACATTAGTAACTATTCGTTGCAGAGTGTTTGACGAATCCCTTCCCCTTGAGCTAAACTACATATGAAAATATTATTGTACCAATAAACATTGCTTTGACAATATAACAGTTTGACTAATTTCGCGCTTATGATTAATCAAGATGTGTTCAGGGTAAAACGTAGTAGAGCAAATAGGTACAGTTTTTTTCGGAGTTTTGGGAATGCTACTCAACAGCATCTATTTTAAATGGAGAAAGGAAGAGGTGAGTGACTTTGAAACGAGTTCTTGATAATATCGAAGACCAGTTCGAAACGTTTCAAATCCTTAATGAAGAAGGTAAGATCGTAAACGAAGATGCGATGCCTGACCTATCTGATGAAGATTTAAAAGAAATTATGCGCCGCATGGTGTATACACGAATTTTAGACCAGCGTTCTATTGCCCTTAACAGACAGGGACGCCTTGGATTCTATGCACCAACTGCCGGTCAGGAAGCTTCCCAATTAGGAAGCCATTTTGCCCTGGAAAAAGAAGATTTCATTCTGCCGGGATATCGTGATGTTCCACAGTTAATCTGGCATGGCCTTCCGCTAACGCAGGCATTCCTATTTTCCCGTGGTCATTTCAAAGGGAACCAAATGCCTGAAGGAGTAAATGCTGTCAGCCCGCAGATCATCATTGGTGCCCAAATTACACAGGCAGCCGGTGTAGGGCTTGGATATAAGAAGCGCGGAAAAGATGCAGTCGCGATCACTTATACAGGTGACGGCGGTGCTTCTCAAGGGGATTTCTACGAAGGAATCAACTTTGCCGGAGCTTTTGGCGCCCAAACGATTTTTGTTGTACAAAATAATCGCTTTGCTATCTCTGTACCTGTTGAAAAGCAATCTGCAGCGGAAACCATTGCACAGAAAGCCGTTGCAGCAGGTATTGAAGGCATTCAAGTAGACGGCATGGATGTTCTTGCCGTGTATGCCGCTACTAAAGAAGCGCGTAAACGTGCGATTGACGGAGAAGGCCCGACGTTAATTGAAACGTTGACGTACCGTTATGGACCGCACACAATGGCTGGTGACGATCCAACAAGATATCGTACAGAAGATATGGACAACGAATGGGAAAAACAAGACCCAATCGTGCGTTTCCGTACATTCCTTGAAGA encodes the following:
- the def gene encoding peptide deformylase, with the translated sequence MITMDDIIREGHPALRKETEEVEIPPNEEDKRILGDMLEYLKNSQDEQVCERYGLRPGVGLAAPQINVNKRMLAVHFTDLNDKFFSYGLFNPRIISHSVERTYLSSGEGCLSVDREVPGYVPRYRRITVKAVDLEGNEVKLRLKDYAAIVFQHEIDHLHGIMFYDHIDQDQPFKEPENAKPADA
- a CDS encoding YkyA family protein; translated protein: MRFTKVVSLLAATIFILSACSGQSAQEKIYEHLEKAVSLEDEFRKQQEPLKKLEEQEQELYNQIIDLSMDEFDQIKKLSKEAAALVEEREEKLKLEKESIDAAKEEFDKIKPLIEDLDEEQAEAKKIADQLVDTMNKRYNAYQNLYEAYQKALDLDKKLYEMLQQKDLTQEELQQQVKSINESYSAVIEANEQFNTYTKEYNELKKQFYEAVGLDVTYEDSAESESKDNKNKSEEAE
- the pdhA gene encoding pyruvate dehydrogenase (acetyl-transferring) E1 component subunit alpha is translated as MKRVLDNIEDQFETFQILNEEGKIVNEDAMPDLSDEDLKEIMRRMVYTRILDQRSIALNRQGRLGFYAPTAGQEASQLGSHFALEKEDFILPGYRDVPQLIWHGLPLTQAFLFSRGHFKGNQMPEGVNAVSPQIIIGAQITQAAGVGLGYKKRGKDAVAITYTGDGGASQGDFYEGINFAGAFGAQTIFVVQNNRFAISVPVEKQSAAETIAQKAVAAGIEGIQVDGMDVLAVYAATKEARKRAIDGEGPTLIETLTYRYGPHTMAGDDPTRYRTEDMDNEWEKQDPIVRFRTFLEEKGLWSEEEENKVIEEAKDEIKAAIKEADNTPKQKVTDLIENMYEELPSNLQEQMEEYKEKESK
- a CDS encoding Cof-type HAD-IIB family hydrolase, whose protein sequence is MGKIAFFDIDGTLLNHKKELPESTVKAVKDLQKQGVYCAIATGRAPFMYKELRETLGINSYVSFNGQYVVFEGKPVYKNPLSKDHLEKLYMDAEENNHPMVFMNQDEMKASDREQMYIKESLATLHFDYPAIDATFYNNSEIYQSLLFCEGDELNYYESKYDAFDFIRWHPYSCDVLPKGGSKAEGIKQLIDAAGLKIEDTYAFGDGLNDIEMIREVGTGVAMGNAVDETKAVSDHITADVDDDGLVKAIYDINLLSK